In Neospora caninum Liverpool complete genome, chromosome Ib, one DNA window encodes the following:
- a CDS encoding putative NcMCP4, whose translation MVPLLWKRGLVLGASFVLLVFFCGAAGVNGQMQQRRLARPSRGNSINRDNDRAVAGATHDQHGADMGMMAPHSPILHIKTVKSTTTRAPKSERPHKKRVTTPTGAVPQPPAPHEMPVKLTTTSQPEAPNTGAATKDITAASQRAGRYGQLSTKRTSVAQQPAAARHGKTVTTLIPVDSQPAPPHGKSATKATPVDPKKPGVADGKPAKKATAGAPKPEGRDGKAVKKATAGAPKPEVAYGKAVKKATAGAPKPEVAYGKAVKKTTAGLPKRAVPEDKAVKKATVGVPKPEVPDGKAVEKVTVGAPHLAVPDGKAVQKATVGVPEPEAPMGVAVTKEASAVPHAPSLRVQGVEKTTRVAAPAPAPAWSVLTTTSTVATAATTSLGVPRAVSRLQQDLNAFCTAQFQTLCSDTAGGSSYCRVHSAVARFGPGTRDSVLHWRCYEASITNTTVKHVQCMDDCGNHMQCIGTVSAQTVATLPQAALSAFISKRRWIYCTSFQRSADALCNFKQTGTIARYDPVRSRWMCFNAVDISLEGQSYCANNCGGFTPCAGGLSPGEIPTQTVHIIPQPDIDAAFAALHPCQHADETCIPSTVNPPMCVKAHRIVAIQQLSKQQQAMDNYCQTQMDQLCRKGQWTIYCYQLWLSRMVGSQKANGHPEWRCYPFAFLNFSYLSTCTDGCSNSVPCHGAPLTTSVLTAAFPKLAIIAENPAFCSPYQKNANDYCAKRNGEGWVARQDWTTDDWACFQKTKLPTYRWTGCVNQIQSTAAEAFVQADSVLERVIASVPPPCLIGELCTATAMNPPYCSETRPNPQPAPVLDHTIRSVLGYSK comes from the exons ATGGTGCCCCTTCTGTGGAAGAGAGGGTTGGTGTTGGGCGCGTCTTTTGTGTTGTTAGTCTTTTTTTGTGGAGCTGCTGGTGTGAATGGGCAGATGCAGCAGCGTAGACTAGCCAGACCTTCCAGGGGCAATTCTATAAACCGTGACAACGATCGCGCGGTTGCGGGTGCGACGCATGATCAACATGGTGCCGATATGGGAATGATGGCACCACACTCGCCGATTCTCCATATAAAGACCGTAAAGTCAACAACCACACGAGCCCCTAAAAGTGAGCGTCCCCACAAAAAACGTGTGACCACCCCAACCGGAGCAGTACCACAGCCTCCCGCTCCACATGAAATGCCTGTGAAGCTGACGACCACTTCTCAGCCTGAAGCTCCAAATACAGGGGCGGCGACAAAGGACATCACAGCAGCGTCGCAGCGTGCTGGCCGTTATGGGCAGTTGTCTACGAAGAGGACGTCAGTTGCGCAACAACCTGCAGCAGCACGACATGGAAAAACGGTCACGACGTTGATACCAGTCGACAGTCAGCCTGCACCTCCGCACGGAAAGTCTGCGACAAAGGCAACCCCAGTCGACCCAAAAAAGCCTGGAGTTGCAGATGGTAAgccagcgaagaaggctACCGCAGGTGCGCCAAAGCCTGAAGGTCGAGACGGCAAGGCAGTGAAGAAGGCTACCGCAGGTGCGCCAAAGCCTGAAGTTGCATATGGCAAGGCAGTGAAGAAGGCTACCGCAGGTGCGCCAAAGCCTGAAGTTGCATATGGCAAGGCAGTGAAGAAGACAACCGCAGGTCTGCCAAAGCGTGCAGTTCCAGAGGACAAGgcagtgaagaaggcgaccgTAGGTGTGCCAAAGCCTGAGGTTCCGGATGGCAAGGCAGTGGAGAAGGTGACCGTAGGTGCGCCACACCTTGCAGTTCCAGATGGCAAGGCAGTGCAGAAGGCGACCGTAGGTGTGCCAGAGCCTGAAGCTCCGATGGGAGTGGCAGTGACGAAGGAGGCTTCCGCCGTGCCACACGCTCCGTCTTTGCGGGTGCAGGGAGTGGAAAAGACAACGAGAGTAGCAGCGCCCGCTCCAGCGCCAGCCTGGTCTGTTCTGACAACAACCTCCACAGTTGCAACAGCTGCCACAACCTCCTTGGGGGTGCCACGAGCAG TCTCAAGGCTCCAGCAAGATCTGAACGCTTTCTGCACAGCGCAGTTTCAAACGCTGTGTTCGGATACAGCCGGTGGGAGCAGCTACTGCAGGGTCCACAGCGCTGTTGCACGGTTCGGTCCAGGAACCCGCGACTCCGTCTTACACTGGCGGTGCTACGAAGCGTCCATCACGAACACGACCGTCAAGCACGTCCAGTGCATGGATGACTGTGGAAACCATATGCAGTGCATTGGTACCGTTTCAGCGCAGACAGTTGCCACACTGCCTCAGGCTGCCCTCTCTGCTTTCATTAGCAAGCGACGATGGATATATTGCACTTCCTTTCAGCGATCAGCAGATGCATTGTGCAATTTCAAGCAGACAGGAACCATAGCGCGGTATGACCCCGTCAGGAGTCGGTGGATGTGCTTCAACGCG GTCGACATATCTCTTGAAGGCCAGTCTTACTGTGCAAACAACTGCGGAGGCTTCACACCATGTGCGGGGGGTCTATCGCCCG GGGAAATCCCAACTCAAACAGTACACATCATCCCCCAGCCAGACATCGATGCGGCCTTCGCGGCTCTTCATCCGTGCCAACATGCCGATGAAACTTGCATTCCCTCGACGGTGAACCCCCCCATGTGTGTGAAGGCGCACAGAATAGTAGCCATTCAGCAACTGAGCAAACAGCAACAAGCGATGGATAATTACTGCCAGACGCAAATGGATCAGCTGTGCCGAAAAGGGCAATGGACAATATACTGCTACCAGCTTTGGTTGTCGCGGATGGTCGGCAGTCAGAAGGCAAACGGACATCCAGAGTGGCGGTGCTATCCGTTCGCATTTCTTAATTTCTCGTATCTCTCCACCTGCACCGACGGATGCAGCAACAGCGTCCCTTGCCATGGAGCGCCACTAACGACATCTGTGTTAACCGCTGCGTTCCCTAAGTTGGCGATAATCGCCGAGAACCCTGCGTTCTGTTCACCGTATCAAAAAAATGCAAACGACTACTGCGCTaagagaaacggcgaagGATGGGTGGCCAGGCAAGACTGGACCACAGACGATTGGGCATGCTTCCAAAAG ACAAAGCTTCCCACGTATCGGTGGACCGGATGCGTGA ATCAAATTCAGTCAACTGCTGCGGAAGCTTTTGTCCAGGCCGATAGTGTCCTGGAGCGGGTAATCGCGTCAGTGCCGCCCCCGTGTCTGATAGGGGAATTGTGTACAGCGACAGCGATGAACCCTCCGTATTGCTCCGAAACCAGGCCGAACCCGCAACCGGCTCCTGTCCTGGACCACACAATTCGCAGCGTCTTAGGCTACAGTAAATGA
- a CDS encoding putative phosphatase: MNASHGLSGLESRSIRERRASRVRRSSVSHMGKSEACLSTNNPERTRGGSLVDCERRTRSEKPSVEPLRPTRESSHARKREVDRKRPDGEGASLSPRSNGAGSECSTRSCESHEKVGRTLSGESTGKDGASPARPVGTARRRSNEEEREVRGEVREVREDQTGLRAKRGKGEAVRGDRVSGSPCTTVATVSPVGTARRSHSGSQSSDKRPGAKQPPLHKVGSSSSSLSKTMAPTVMNTPTRIEAGRQKFLIFDAPSQENLPAYIEEMRAYEVTDLVCTCERTYDDKTVLASGIRPHEMIFPDGEAPPDDVIDDWLTLCNSVSQQKGAIAVHCVAGLGRAPVLVAIALIEKGMDPMDAIMFIRERRKGAINRRQLQFLKGYKRRSHYKKCCGGGCKLM; the protein is encoded by the exons ATGAACGCATCGCATGGCCTGTCTGGTCTCGAATCTCGTAGCATCCGAGAGCGCAGAGCCAGTCGCGTGCGTcggtcttccgtctcgcacatggggaagagcgaggcctGTCTCAGCACGAACAACCCGGAACGCACGCGAGGGGGTAGCCTTGTCGACTGCGAGCGCCGCACGCGCAGCGAGAAGCCCAGCGTGGAGCCTCTGCGGCCAACCCGCGAGAGCAGCCAcgcaaggaaacgcgaggtgGACCGGAAGCGGCcggacggcgaaggcgcgtctcTGAGCCCCCGGAGCAACGGGGCCGGCAGCGAGTGCAGCACACGCAGCTGCGAGAGCCACGAGAAAGTCGGTCGCACGCTGAGTGGCGAGTCGACTGGGAAGGACGGAGCGTCTCCAGCGCGTCCAGTCGGGACTGCACGGCGGAGAAGCaacgaagaggaacgcgaagtTCGAGGGGAAGTTCGTGAAGTCCGGGAAGACCAAACAGGTCTgcgggcgaagagaggcaagggCGAAGCAGTTCGCGGGGATCGAGTGTCGGGAAGCCCATGCACTACGGTTGCGACCGTTTCGCCTGTCGGGACAGCGCGCCGCAGCCACTCGGGGAGTCAGTCGAGCGACAAGCGGCCGGGGGCGAAGCAGCCTCCTCTGCACAAAGTcggttcttcgtcttcgagTCTCAGCAAAACGATGGCGCCGACGGTGATGAACACGCCGACCCGCATTGAGGCTGGCCGACAAAAGTTCTTGATTTTCGACGCACCGAGCCAGGAGAACCTGCCGGCGTACATTGAGGAGATGCGCGCCTACGAGGTCACCGATCTGGTGTGCACCTGCGAACGAACGTATGACGACAAGACCGTGCTGGCGTCGGGGATTCGCCCGCACGAAATGATCTTccccgacggcgaggcgcctccggACGACGTCATCGACGACTGGCTCACGCTGTGCAACTCCGTCTCGCAGCAGAAGGGAGCCATCGCCGTCCACTGCGTAGCCGGCCTCGGACGCGCTCCAGTCCTTGTCGCCATCGCCCTCATCGAAAAAGGCATGGATCCCATGGACGCCATCATGTTCAtccgagaaagacgaaagg GGGCGATCAACCGGCGCCAGCTGCAGTTCTTGAAGGGTTACAAGCGTCGCAGCCACTACAAGAAATGCTGCGGAGGCGGGTGCAAACTCATGTGA
- a CDS encoding putative NcMCP3 gives MTQAKTVGARLMGVTAYVALAVSLETTAIGAIGSRPGLRLPYEVAGHSGPAYFPEIFDPFVQKEEPATERQPAALSPKTDPRQNQSFQLGGTTAAVSVPEPLTSRRIQPRTPQPTALASCKPLVSQLQQDVDDYCAKQFEQLCAKAVQRKYCTKDPVVGRYDPRARSVEEAWQCHISTENDHRERKVKCVDNCGNLMKCVGDVRSSETIKVAMPRMDDWIKRRKWTYCSRYQQAADALCNLKHHGDIARYDHHGQRWMCLDLGDVALDRISYCADNCGGPTPCAGGLLPRDLPYRSVRRVRHRDMKSAFEAIQPCRNAGDICVPSAVNPPQCLSQGQTVVLQRLVEQQRALDAACQEAMDEECRKGKQTEDCFGLWLARYDIGRIPRETTAWRCYPESRLDFTRLSKCIDGCGNRVSCRGQAAEVSPAVIDFSMLDKIAADMSYCSSYQRAGNAYCAQKHGSGWVARQNCNTYKWACFKLVRLGNLPASVWVGCAGHCGEFVWCPSAGTGAVSDGVQDEDLENVVVAVPDPCLVGETCEPAAQEPAYCSVSRPNPLSKVIMSSVYE, from the exons ATGACGCAAGCTAAAACGGTAGGAGCCCGCCTGATGGGCGTGACCGCATATGTCGCACTTGCAGTATCACTGGAAACTACAGCTATTGGCGCAATAGGGTCCCGTCCAGGATTACGTTTGCCGTACGAGGTCGCAGGACACTCGGGTCCTGCGTACTTCCCTGAGATTTTTGATCCTTTTGTTcagaaggaagagccggCGACCGAACGCCAGCCGGCAGCTCTGTCTCCTAAAACAGATCCTCGTCAAAATCAATCTTTTCAACTGGGTGGTACCACCGCAGCCGTATCCGTTCCAGAGCCATTAACATCCAGGAGGATACAGCCACGAACACCTCAGCCGACAGCATTGGCCAGTTGTAAGC CACTGGTCTCCCAGCTCCAACAGGATGTGGATGATTACTGCGCTAAACAATTTGAGCAACTGTGTGCGAAGGCAGTACAGCGGAAGTACTGTACAAAAGACCCTGTGGTTGGTCGGTACGATCCAAGAGCACGTAGTGTAGAAGAGGCCTGGCAATGCCACATCAGCACGGAAAATGACCACCGTGAACGGAAAGTGAAGTGCGTAGACAACTGCGGGAACCTGATGAAATGCGTGGGGGATGTGCGTTCATCAGAAACCATAAAGGTGGCCATGCCCAGGATGGACGACTGGATCAAACGACGGAAGTGGACATACTGTTCACGCTACCAACAGGCAGCAGATGCTCTATGTAACTTAAAGCATCATGGGGACATCGCCAGATACGATCACCACGGGCAAAGATGGATGTGCCTTGACCTG GGCGATGTTGCGTTGGATCGGATTAGTTACTGTGCTGACAACTGTGGCGGACCAACGCCGTGTGCAGGAGGCTTGTTACCAA GGGATCTTCCATACCGGAGTGTACGTCGTGTCCGACATCGCGACATGAAATCAGCTTTTGAGGCAATACAGCCATGCAGAAATGCTGGTGACATCTGCGTGCCCAGCGCGGTGAATCCACCACAGTGCCTATCACAGGGGCAGACTGTAGTACTCCAGAGACTTGTAGAGCAGCAACGGGCTCTTGACGCCGCGTGCCAAGAGGCCATGGACGAGGAATGCAGAAAAGGCAAGCAAACGGAAGACTGCTTTGGACTGTGGCTGGCCCGTTACGACATCGGCCGCATCCCTCGGGAAACCACTGCGTGGAGGTGTTATCCAGAGTCCCGACTAGACTTCACGCGACTGTCCAAATGCATCGACGGATGCGGCAATCGAGTTTCTTGCCGGGGACAGGCAGCAGAAGTGTCACCAGCCGTCATCGACTTCTCCATGCTGGACAAGATCGCCGCCGACATGAGTTACTGTTCCTCGTACCAGCGGGCAGGGAATGCCTACTGTGCCCAGAAGCACGGCTCCGGCTGGGTAGCAAGGCAAAACTGCAACACCTACAAGTGGGCCTGTTTCAAATTGGTACGCCTC GGCAACTTACCGGCGAGTGTCTGGGTAGGATGCGCCGGCCACTGCGGAGAATTCGTTTGGTGCCCCAGCGCTGGAACAG GAGCCGTGAGCGACGGTGTCCAGGATGAAGACTTGGAAAACGTAGTCGTCGCCGTCCCGGACCCGTGTTTAGTTGGGGAGACGTGTGAGCCGGCAGCGCAAGAGCCGGCGTACTGTTCCGTATCAAGACCCAATCCCCTATCGAAAGTAATTATGTCATCGGTATACGAGTAA